One region of Cucurbita pepo subsp. pepo cultivar mu-cu-16 chromosome LG03, ASM280686v2, whole genome shotgun sequence genomic DNA includes:
- the LOC111790182 gene encoding zinc finger protein CONSTANS-LIKE 15-like gives MVCSKSTTGESVPCDFCNEQVAILYCRADSAKLCLFCDKHVHSANLLSRKHVRSQICDNCRSEPVSIRCSTDNLVLCQECDWDAHGSCSVSAAHERTPIEGFTGCPSALELVSLWGFDLGEKKMEESEMLVQNWVGSQDLVMPIDHWACRASATAFNDLVVPNDNPYLFANLNCTDAASMLKRQNPSCGKHKQVIYKQLVELLKRDFEGGDDGVDETRDGDAGGEEVGLQNLVPETTNGVCYWQEDLEARQVHEEDNGVFVDAAAPPPQPLLQQQTSFTSLLTMPPHVGLKESERIGDETNVCDGNPTRQSIQIWDFNLGRLRGHKDSSSFEDAYGTGNMGFTIKNFDDFFKETSPTSPKLLGETYQINCSSTHDDIPSFNGNINNTTLSQGAATCESGNLSKSKLKCGYKNAQPIEKPIIVNVDSILSTSTTKADLELLAQNRGNAMQRYKEKRKTRRYDKYIRYESRKARADTRKRVKGRFVKASEAPVF, from the exons ATGGTTTGTTCTAAGTCCACGACTGGGGAGAGTGTCCCCTGTGATTTCTGTAACGAGCAGGTTGCGATTCTGTACTGTAGAGCCGACTCTGCGAAGCTTTGTTTGTTCTGTGATAAGCATGTTCACTCTGCGAACTTGCTTTCTCGGAAGCATGTTCGTTCTCAGATCTGTGATAACTGTAGGTCTGAGCCGGTTTCGATTCGCTGTTCGACGGATAATCTCGTGCTCTGTCAGGAGTGCGATTGGGACGCCCATGGGAGCTGTTCGGTCTCTGCTGCTCATGAACGAACTCCGATTGAAGGCTTCACTGGCTGCCCTTCGGCGCTTGAGCTTGTTTCGTTATGGGGCTTCGATCTTGGAGAAAAGAAGATGGAGGAATCCGAGATGTTGGTGCAAAATTGGGTGGGCTCGCAGGACTTGGTTATGCCGATTGATCATTGGGCGTGTAGAGCTAGTGCGACTGCTTTTAACGACCTCGTTGTTCCGAATGATAACCCTTATCTCTTCGCGAATCTCAACTGTACCGATGCTGCGTCGATGTTGAAGAGGCAAAATCCGAGCTGTGGAAAGCATAAGCAAGTGATTTACAAGCAATTGGTTGAGCTGCTTAAGAGGGATTTCGAAGGCGGCGACGATGGTGTTGATGAAACTCGCGATGGCGATGCAGGTGGTGAAGAGGTTGGATTACAGAATCTGGTTCCTGAAACAACGAATGGGGTTTGTTATTGGCAAGAGGATTTGGAAGCTCGTCAAGTTCATGAAGAGGATAATGGGGTTTTTGTTGATGCTGCAGCTCCTCCTCCTCAGCCATTACTGCAGCAACAAACTTCCTTCACGTCTCTGCTAACGATGCCGCCTCATGTGGGTCTGAAAGAGAGCGAGCGCATTGGTGATGAAACTAATGTTTGTGATGGTAACCCAACTCGTCAAAGCATTCAA ATTTGGGACTTTAATTTAGGACGCTTAAGGGGACACAAAGATTCGAGTTCATTTGAAGACGCCTATGGCACTGGCAACATGGGATTTACCATTAagaattttgatgatttttttaaagaaacatCCCCAACAAGCCCCAAGTTGCTAGGAGAAACCTATCAGATCAATTGCTCGAGCACACATGATGATATACCATCATTCAAT GGTAATATCAACAACACAACGCTAAGTCAGGGGGCAGCAACATGCGAGAGCGGCAATCTGTCAAAGAGCAAGCTGAAATGTGGTTATAAAAATGCACAGCCAATCGAAAAACCCATTATTGTAAATGTCGACAGCATATTGTCGACATCGACAACCAAGGCCGATCTAGAGCTTCTTGCACAGAACAGAGGCAACGCAATGCAGCGTTACAAGGAGAAACGAAAAACTCGAAG GTACGATAAATACATTCGTTATGAGTCGAGGAAGGCGAGAGCGGATACGAGGAAGCGAGTGAAGGGTCGGTTTGTGAAGGCTAGTGAAGCCCCTGTTTTTTGA